The window atattttaatgtcatGAAAGTTTATATCACCATCTTCAATTTCATGGAAAATGAACAGAACAGATCTCCACACTTATTGATCCCCATAATGCCTTAATATTGTATGAAAAACATGATAATTGGAAATTCATTCAACCCCATGTTAGTCACCTAATTCTAAGTTAAGTTTTAATCaacacaggagaggaaaggctgGTGCCTCTGCATGGTGATTCAGGTAAACCATCTTAGACTTGTATCTTCATGAAGAGTTGACTGATGCTATAGAAGAGTCAGTCTTTCCGTTGACACTTGTGGAAGGCGAAACCACCAGCAGAGTCTGTTTGCAAATCACCTGGAAGTGCAATGAGATAAAGAGAATTCTACTGAAGATCTAATCCTGTGCCATTAGACGCCAAGGCAGAAATTGTAACTCTGTTTGTTGTAGCTGAGTATCAGAGCCTCTTATTGGCCATTTGGAATGGAATTCCAGGGAGAATTTTGGATGGTCAAAATTGGGTGGACCAGACAGAACTATTTAAAGTTTGCTGGAAATGACCATATTTGGGAAGCTCTCCAGTTGCAGCTAGCAGCATGCTTTCTTGGTGAAACGCAAGCCCAGCAACAGCTTCAGCCTTACATTGTTGAGTAAATCCTCATGCAGACAGTCTCTGAGCTCTCTGTTATCAGCCAGATTCCTGGAGGACAATCACCAGAAAGGGTCAGAAATGTCACCCTTCTCTGCTTGCAATTAATAGGCTTGCACCTTCAGTAGCTGAGATCCCTTCATAGCCCTGATCAGTCATAGTTGGATAAAATGTGTAGGGTGCATGATGCACAGCTGCCAAACATTGTTTCTCTATTCCTCaagtaactttaaaattattttagaaaagtaattatttaaattgcaTATTTGTTTATAAATCACTAAATTAATATCTCTGTTCTCTTCTGTCTACCTACCACTCTGTGATACAATGATACActattctcttttcctttccttgctttcACTTCTGAAAGGTCTTGTTTTTAGCTCAGTACCCAGTTCATTTTGTACCCAAACAGCCCTAGTGGAAATTAGGTCTCAGTGTCTGTGTTTTGGTGTTCATATGTAGAAGTTGAAGTCCATACCACAGCCAGGGAAGATCCACTATGCAAtgtgatttctttaaaatgtctctgatactatttcaggaaaaaaaaaaaaaagattaaaaaagaagtccTTTTAATACTTTTAAGAATTGCATCCATAGATTAATTGATCTTATTTCTctgttattattgttgttgtaaTATCTATCATTCTGTTCAAGTATTGATGTGATTTTCCttgaacactgaaatattttctcccttATTTCTCTGTTGCaaagtttgggtttggtttggattttggggatttttttgcctttggaaaCACACTTGTCtctctctttgtctttctttttttaacattggaTTGAATATGTTCTGGCCATGATGCagtaatgtctttatttttattcctatgTAGGGGACACCAAGGCAAATGCATCCACAGAATCTCACCAAGGTCTCTGAATTCATCCTTGAGGGTGTTTTTGACAACCCTCACCTCCAAGGTCTCTACATTGCAGTATCTTTGTGTCTCTACCTCACTGCTATCCTCAGCAACTCATTTGTCATTATAGCAACCGTTGTCCACCCACCACTTCACATTCCTATGTACTTTTTCATCTCCAACCTGGCCATCCTTGACTTGGTATGTATCTCCTCAGTACTGCCCAAGATGTTGGAGAACCTGATCCTGGGCAAGAACATCATCTCCTTTGAAGGTTGTGTAGTACAGCTTTACACCTTCACTTTCTCAGGCTCAACAGAGCTTATACTGTTAACAGTCATGTCTTATGACCGGTACCTGGCCATCTGCCAGCCCCTTCACTACATAACCATGATGAGCAAGAGGACCTGCATCTTTTTAATGGCTGGTGTCTGGGGAGTTGGTACCATCAATTCCCTCATAAACACCCTTCTTGTGGCACAGCTGGACTTTTGTGGGCCCAATTTAGTCCAAGATTTCTTGTGTGAGATACTCCCAGTCCTTGCCCTGTCCTGCAGCTCAACCTCTCTCAGTGAAATCATGGTTTACATGGCAGACATCATCTTAGGCATAGGAAACTTCCTGCTGGTCATCCTCTCTTATTGCCTCATCATCACCACCATCCTGAAAATCCAGGGCTCAGCAGGGAAGTGGAAAGCCTTCTCCACCTGCTCCTCACACCTTGCTATTGTTGGCTTGTTCTACTCCACCGTCATCTACACCTATATCCAGCCAATTAGCACTCtattagagaagaaaaacaaaacagtgag is drawn from Nyctibius grandis isolate bNycGra1 chromosome 26, bNycGra1.pri, whole genome shotgun sequence and contains these coding sequences:
- the OR13G1 gene encoding olfactory receptor 13G1; protein product: MHPQNLTKVSEFILEGVFDNPHLQGLYIAVSLCLYLTAILSNSFVIIATVVHPPLHIPMYFFISNLAILDLVCISSVLPKMLENLILGKNIISFEGCVVQLYTFTFSGSTELILLTVMSYDRYLAICQPLHYITMMSKRTCIFLMAGVWGVGTINSLINTLLVAQLDFCGPNLVQDFLCEILPVLALSCSSTSLSEIMVYMADIILGIGNFLLVILSYCLIITTILKIQGSAGKWKAFSTCSSHLAIVGLFYSTVIYTYIQPISTLLEKKNKTVSIIYALVTPTMNPLIYSLRNKVIKEAFWKIVPFHKTY